In one Leishmania panamensis strain MHOM/PA/94/PSC-1 chromosome 14 sequence genomic region, the following are encoded:
- a CDS encoding hypothetical protein (TriTrypDB/GeneDB-style sysID: LpmP.14.1190), translating into MPALKPLLVFGLRGTLVERIHVRNVPEGMPAPDLTVGMMKVWLRPHMMEVLNELQSHCRLSIWSSTTARNTQPLVRAVFDRNMAPQAAAMAATAVTARSVLTAAPSATPTKHEIANASAIDADSDAAASARDGRGGRFGKKNRPATSDAAANESVSASIIDITQPQRVHFEFVWAREHTRVDDFRRLNAAVADDSHATVKDLSHVFAQFPSIAQPENTVLIDDTPSKARMQAANYVWLDGCDGLRIKDEAGLYRLRDFVMKELVPAKDVRELLPRRIRI; encoded by the coding sequence ATGCCAGCATTAAAGCCGTTGCTCGTGTTCGGTCTACGTGGCACTCTCGTGGAGCGCATCCATGTCCGCAACGTCCCGGAAGGTATGCCAGCGCCAGACCTCACTGTGGGCATGATGAAGGTCTGGCTGCGCCCCCACATGATGGAGGTTCTTAACGAACTACAGTCGCATTGTCGTCTCTCGATTTGGAGCTCCACTACTGCGCGCAACACGCAGCCGCTCGTGAGGGCTGTGTTCGATAGGAACATGGCGCCACAGgctgctgcgatggctgCCACGGCGGTGACTGCTCGTTCGGTgctcacagcagcgccatcggcGACACCGACGAAGCACGAGATAGCCAACGCGTCTGCGATAGACGCAGActccgacgctgctgcatctgccAGAGACGGACGCGGCGGGCGTTTTGGTAAGAAGAATCGACCGGCCACATCCGATGCGGCGGCTAATGAGAGTGTGTCGGCGTCCATCATCGACATTACGCAGCCACAGAGAGTCCACTTTGAGTTTGTCTGGGCGCGCGAGCACACACGTGTGGATGACTTCCGTCGCCTCaacgccgccgttgccgacGACAGCCACGCCACGGTAAAGGACCTGTCGCATGTGTTTGCGCAGTTCCCGTCTATCGCGCAACCAGAGAATACGGTGCTGATTGATGACACCCCCAGCAAGGCGAGGATGCAGGCAGCTAACTACGTGTGGCTCGATGGGTGCGATGGCCTGCGCATTAAAGACGAAGCGGGTCTCTACCGTCTGCGCGACTTCGTGATGAAGGAGTTGGTACCAGCGAAGGATGTGCGCGAGCTTCTGCCGCGCCGCATTCGTATCTGa
- a CDS encoding hypothetical protein (TriTrypDB/GeneDB-style sysID: LpmP.14.1200) yields the protein MSVEARDVEVEVDLSKLIDVGLSFLPLQLTIKDILQRLSHLEKENATQNNHIAQLTANMAELEAANEALQEAQQELAAAAVAQGPVTDHDSVKEGKDAEAEHMAIWEEMSRLNELLGELQDDTERGRHTIDEIYAARRQQHYAAGTAGVVSRHASLSTASKSAATPSAHSLGKGARGSGMASPARGMSAGSAATSQRQQDPVEASVVSVPVGDIILNKAHEALELVWEAPYSASCDSREVSQRAEGDHEVGLRGSEARVQSSLSALPISVSGGAPPRRGMSSVDGPYGPQGRSSVSFLQSQPTTVLQETRTALSSPKATSNSSLMWTAAATGGEDAGEHREATTAIVEPVASVQQQHLRRPSVYAEKRMAVGAARRVSAHRAVGAGGAFEISSPTTPPSVFDKLRRDGEDIAYLNRVVAEILGEMKGLQEDVGLLRTNHPEADDAATWAGVVVDNDDLDGLRRRLARVEGDAMEGRKHTQDRNSQLQGELDELKKQLRVARGLTDDDVDNLRHVVNFDERLSQLEQRVRALEASQGMLREQLESVLTVGDGALDVNAVQFAALQGAVKGLEKQLSELLAAQEGQRDRTDDIRKLNEAVRSVEVAVELAQDALQRLQREAGRLDEVKANRTELPDESLLAKAQQHSSSSASDGADLASRISRAEANIERLSEGKADRTALHKLRDELNALRQLVELSNAQHRDSGDAEGGKASAAMVNMLRELQGDLSALKEAYNTRFAGGGLGDEDAQNLKDRVERLEHCKADATLVANKAERDYVENALERLMREVEQVLNATNAGLIDTLEKSLGILRDMIDGKATKQDVANLQGWMAESNVGGGAGTPDGLTGFKGFRCLGCNRPMDNMRPRALPATMTPFLNRNPQNHPHDNVTRTIQQQQAPPRVGSGGGQAAFTGVTTSSFRSAGSPDGSFHRSTNSEPLPPIEPM from the coding sequence ATGTCAGTGGAGGCGCGGGATGTGGAGGTTGAGGTCGACCTATCGAAGCTCATCGATGTCGGTCTCAGTTTCCTTCCCCTGCAGCTCACCATTAAGGACATCCTTCAGCGGCTTTCACAtctggagaaggagaacgCCACGCAGAACAATCACATCGCCCAGCTGACGGCGAACATGGCAGAGCTGGAGGCAGCGAACGAAGCCCTGCAGGAAGCTCAGCAAGAgcttgcggctgctgccgtcgcgcaGGGCCCCGTGACCGATCACGACAGCGTCAAGGAGGGCAAGGACGCTGAGGCAGAGCACATGGCCATCTGGGAAGAGATGTCGCGGCTCAACGAGCTGCTCGGCGAGCTGCAAGACGACACCGAGCGAGGCCGGCACACCATCGACGAGATCTATGCGGCtcgcaggcagcagcactacgcTGCAGGTACAGCGGGCGTCGTTTCACGCCACGCGTCGCTGAGCACTGCCAGCAAGTCCGCCGCCACTCCATCTGCCCACTCGCTCGGCAAGGGTGCTAGGGGGTCTGGAATGGCCTCCCCTGCGCGTGGCATGagcgccggcagcgccgccacctctcaGAGACAACAAGACCCCGTCGAGGCTTCGGTGGTGTCGGTGCCGGTAGGTGACATCATCCTGAACAAGGCCCACGAAGCGCTCGAGCTGGTATGGGAGGCTCCGTACTCTGCCTCCTGCGACTCCCGCGAGGTCAGCCAGCGCGCCGAGGGCGACCACGAAGTGGGCCTTCGTGGCAGCGAGGCTCGCGTTCAGTCCTCTTTGAGCGCGCTGCCCATATCCGTTAGTGGcggtgcacctcctcgccgcggTATGTCTTCTGTGGACGGCCCCTACGGACCTCAGGGTCGCTCGTCTGTTTCCTTCCTACAGTCTCAGCCCACCACTGTATTGCAGGAGACCCGCACTGCTTTGTCATCGCCCAAGGCAACGTCTAACTCGTCTTTAATgtggacggcggcagcgactggCGGTGAGGATGCCGGCGAGCACCGTGAGGCGACCACCGCCATCGTTGAGCCTGTGGCATCTgttcagcagcaacacctgCGCCGGCCAAGCGTGTATGCGGAGAAGCGCATGGCAGtcggtgcggcgcggcgcgtTTCTGCTCACAGAGCAGTCGGTGCCGGCGGCGCTTTTGAAATCAGCTCGCCGACAACACCACCGTCTGTGTTCGACAAGCTCCGCCGCGACGGGGAGGATATCGCATACCTGAACCGCGTCGTGGCCGAGATTTTGGGAGAGATGAAGGGGCTGCAGGAAGACGTTGGGCTCCTGCGTACGAACCACCCGGAGGCGGACGACGCGGCTACCTGGGCTGGTGTGGTAGTGGACAACGATGACCTCGATGGCTTGCGTCGACGATTGGCACGCGTTGAGGGCGATGCCATGGAAGGCCGTAAGCACACGCAAGACCGCAACAGCCAGCTGCAGGGGGAGCTGGATgagctgaagaagcagctgcgcgtggcgCGCGGTCTCACAGATGACGACGTGGACAATCTGCGCCACGTCGTCAATTTCGACGAGCGTTTGTCTcagctcgagcagcgcgtgcgtgcgttggAGGCTAGCCAGGGCATGCTACGGGAACAGCTCGAGAGCGTACTCACCGTGGGCGATGGCGCGTTGGATGTGAATGCTGTGCAGTTCGCCGCCCTTCAGGGTGCCGTCAAGGGGCTGGAGAAGCAGCTCAGTGAGCTGCTGGCTGCGCAGGAGGGCCAGCGGGATCGGACGGATGACATTCGCAAGCTAAACGAGGCCGTGAGGTCGGTAGAGGTGGCGGTTGAATTGGCTCaggacgcgctgcagcgcttgcagagggaggcgggcCGGCTGGACGAGGTGAAGGCGAACCGCACAGAGTTGCCGGATGAGTCCCTTCTCGCGAAGGCGCagcaacacagcagcagcagcgccagcgacggGGCCGATCTGGCCTCGCGCATCTCGCGTGCTGAGGCGAATATCGAACGCCTCAGCGAGGGAAAGGCTGACCGCACCGCCCTCCACAAACTGCGCGATGAGCTTAACGCTTTACGGCAGCTTGTTGAGCTGTCAAACGCACAACATCgtgacagcggcgacgccgagggCGGTAAGGCGAGCGCGGCGATGGTGAACATGCTTCGCGAGCTTCAAGGAGATCTGAGCGCACTAAAGGAGGCGTACAACACGCGCTTCGCCGGCGGCGGGCTGGGCGACGAGGATGCCCAAAACCTGAAGGACCGCGTCGAGCGACTGGAGCATTGCAAGGCCGACGCTACCCTCGTGGCTAACAAGGCTGAGCGGGACTACGTTGAAAATGCGCTGGAACGGCTGATGCGCGAGGTGGAGCAGGTACTGAACGCAACTAACGCCGGCCTTATCGACACCCTAGAAAAGTCACTCGGCATTCTGCGCGACATGATCGACGGCAAGGCAACAAAGCAGGATGTAGCGAACCTCCAAGGATGGATGGCAGAGTCGaacgtcggcggcggcgctggcacgccAGATGGGCTGACTGGGTTCAAGGGCTTCCGCTGCCTTGGCTGCAACCGGCCAATGGACAATATGCGGCCTCGCGCACTTCCAGCGACCATGACCCCCTTCTTGAACCGCAATCCGCAGAATCATCCGCATGACAACGTTACTCGCACaatccagcagcagcaggcaccgCCACGTGTAGGGAGCGGCGGAGGTCAGGCTGCCTTTACTGGTGtcaccacctcttccttCCGCTCCGCCGGCAGCCCTGACGGGTCGTTCCACCGTAGCACCAATAGCGAGCCGCTGCCTCCGATAGAACCCATGTAA
- a CDS encoding hypothetical protein (TriTrypDB/GeneDB-style sysID: LpmP.14.1210) has translation MRSRIERVARAEQRQLAEKELSARVDELLQTLACHIAVCAPRWAAQVSASSRKESTDRVSGAASLAWGGWHDAELTDVCSTMMEVQELVDLNIVRPRDAAAATINSVADGVGSSSAAATESISGASAVPESSVRFYAAFVHQIITRLFVSVTTTALSSVVPPGRAHGVPGAAAAAGDDTAIVQCIAPSDVSSLFPVQSMLRLPASIYIGWRCGYSLLNSIEGILRVADDDRAAAWLDVTSATLHSLLDAAHACGSDASAAAAPNAAAALHHFTVCAETQALFMHCMWWWCSLVFERGYSHGLLAAPSSAPSPKSAVHAHESKVASSSSTTTTTATTAGGCSSSSGATMHTSLSYREEYRVLWTVGRVEAAAYLSATVLPTVADYLQAALERFVFFTATSSPQLWSKKSAELTEAVQAVRGLADRLFPSPASATSAFPPAPSPSSHRQLSAATTSFLRHAVHDALLPLAERVLDNQGLLQGHITPTVDAISIAAAVKAPATAQGGWSSSGDEEWEEVPVAGGANGALLSPEASALAKAPPNTLIYALDALEREFGDVVRADSIAMTLRRL, from the coding sequence ATGCGCTCGCGTATTGAGCGTGTGGCCCGCGcggagcagcgacagctTGCTGAGAAAGAGCTCAGCGCGCGCGTCGATGAGCTTCTGCAGACGTTAGCTTGCCACATAGCAGTCTGTGCCCCACGGTGGGCTGCGCAGGTAAGTGCGAGTTCTCGAAAAGAGTCAACTGATCGCGTtagcggtgctgcgtcacTCGCCTGGGGAGGATGGCACGACGCAGAGCTGACAGATGTGTGCTCCACGATGATGGAGGTGCAGGAGCTAGTGGATTTGAACATTGTCCGGCCtcgtgacgctgcagcggctaCTATCAACAGTGTAGCTGACGGTGTGGGAAGCTcttcagcagccgcaactGAGTCGATCAGTGGCGCTTCGGCCGTACCGGAATCTTCTGTCCGCTTTTACGCCGCATTTGTGCACCAGATCATCACACGGCTCTTCGTCTCTGTCACGACGACTGCTCTATCTTCCGTGGTGCCGCCTGGCCGCGCACATGGTGTAcctggtgcagcagccgctgcgggaGACGATACAGCCATCGTGCAATGTATTGCCCCGAGTGATGTCTCATCTCTTTTCCCTGTCCAGTCGATGCTGCGCCTTCCTGCGAGCATCTACATcgggtggcggtgcggtTACAGTCTTCTCAACTCGATTGAAGGTATACTTAGGGTGGCGGACGACGATCGCGCGGCTGCCTGGCTTGACGTCACCTCCGCAACACTCCACAGCCTATTGGATGCTGCCCATGCTTGTGGCAGCGATGCttccgccgcagcggcacccaatgcggcagccgcacttCACCACTTCACGGTGTGCGCAGAGACTCAAGCGCTCTTTATGCACTgtatgtggtggtggtgcagcctGGTCTTTGAGCGCGGGTACTCGCATGGCTTGCTGGCTGCCCCTTCTTCAGCACCGTCTCCTAAAAGTGCGGTGCACGCACATGAGAGCAAGGTAGCGTCTTCTAGTAGTACCACAACCACGACTGCTACTACGGCTGGTGGTTgtagcagctccagcggtgCCACGATGCACACCTCGCTTTCCTATAGAGAGGAATACAGAGTGCTGTGGACCGTGGGCCGcgtcgaggcggcggcgtacCTCAGCGCTACTGTTCTACCCACTGTGGCCGACTACCTCCAGGCTGCTTTGGAGCGCTTCGTGTTCTTTACAGCCACGTCGTCACCGCAGCTCTGGTCAAAGAAGTCTGCAGAGCTCACGGAGGCTGTGCAGGCCGTTCGCGGCCTCGCGGATCGTCTCTTTCCATCACCGGCATCGGCCACCAGCGCTTTTCCTCCAGCACCATCACCCTCTTCTCATCGTCAGCTCTCTGCGGCCACTACCAGCTTTCTGCGTCACGCGGTGCATGATGCGCTGCTCCCATTGGCGGAGCGCGTGCTAGACAACCAGGGGTTACTGCAAGGCCACATCACGCCGACTGTGGATGCGATATCcattgcagcagcagtgaaggCTCCGGCGACTGCACAGGGCggctggagcagcagtggcgacgaGGAATGGGAAGAGGTACCAGTGGCCGGTGGTGCAAACGGTGCCCTCTTGAGCCCTGAGGCCTCTGCGCTGGCCAAGGCGCCACCGAACACCCTCATCTACGCACTTGACGCCCTGGAGCGCGAGTTTGGTGATGTGGTACGTGCTGACAGCATCGCCATGACGCTGCGGCGACTATGA
- a CDS encoding hypothetical protein (TriTrypDB/GeneDB-style sysID: LpmP.14.1220) encodes MSQEEAEPRFDFNEGTGAALGSLPCFTAVSTRGAAGKALEAALEPLHRIAYGRAGSSGKRRAALASFKGCPMSMEAEVSEKIAKLTKDRLRDVIKALGINVHISLSHAEVAAGVAQFLMAPRDDGKFKHSGSAAAKSKTSPAKRPASVNPDDEPLTKKLHQELPASLSAVEASATKVPAASAVPSDDAVLVEVYRRVLAMTPEDRAVLGVKALRTSLEQHFKLAAGGLRHKKGIITTAASDCVRALKEAEMRAAAAAVQRIGDAPASSTPEASDSTAQVPVPSPAP; translated from the coding sequence ATGTCGCAAGAGGAAGCAGAACCTCGGTTCGACTTTAACGAgggcaccggtgccgcaTTGGGCAGCCTGCCCTGCTTCACTGCCGTGTCCACTCGCGGGGCCGCTGGTAAGGCGTTGGAGGCGGCATTAGAGCCACTTCACCGCATTGCCTACGGCCGtgccggcagcagtggcaagcgccgcgccgcccttGCGAGCTTCAAAGGATGCCCGATGTCAATGGAGGCTGAGGTGTCGGAGAAAATTGCAAAGCTGACAAAGGACCGCCTTCGCGATGTTATCAAAGCCCTTGGCATCAACGTGCACATCTCGCTTTCGCacgccgaggtggcggccggAGTCGCACAATTCTTGATGGCCCCCCGCGACGATGGCAAGTTCAAGCATAGCggctcggcagcagccaagTCCAAGACGTCGCCGGCGAAGCGCCCTGCGTCTGTCAATCCGGATGACGAGCCACTGACAAAGAAGTTGCATCAAGAGCTGCCTGCATCTTTGTCTGCAGTGGAAGCGTCTGCGACTAAGGTgcctgccgcctccgccgtccCGTCAGATGACGCGGTGCTCGTCGAGGTCTATCGCCGCGTTCTCGCCATGACCCCTGAGGACCGCGCGGTTCTCGGGGTGAAGGCGCTTCGCACCAGCCTTGAGCAGCACTTCAAGCTAGCCGCTGGTGGCCTGCGCCACAAGAAGGGCATCATCACTACTGCAGCCTCTGACTGCGTGCGGGCACTGAAGGAGGCTGAAATGcgggccgcagcagctgccgtacAGCGTATCGGCGACGCGCCTGCGTCTTCGACTCCTGAGGCGTCCGATAGCACTGCACAGGTTCCCGTCCCATCGCCGGCGCCCTGA
- a CDS encoding hypothetical protein (TriTrypDB/GeneDB-style sysID: LpmP.14.1230) — protein MTSSSTNSPRRPAPLALGVAVLVAALVLLSVCGVPAQAATVTDLKNAVNVMLQDIDVGMTDFYRTLSAPPAVQQQYCTAAISSVVEGLSLTMESLSSPYGVLATEHGFLVYKDSFVFGPSVSLIGASAWPNGTLTTKVQHGKNILLPFLSNTIVFVTGVVTNDKGRKNILPMARFMIVDAYRCTYLHMDVSELYRNTFRTVFAELA, from the coding sequence ATGACGTCTTCTTCAACCAATAGCCCCCGTCGTCCGGCGCCCCTGGCGCTCGGCGTGGCTGTCCTCGTTGCAgcgctcgtgctgctgagcgTGTGCGGCGTGCCGGCCCAGGCGGCCACAGTGACCGACTTGAAGAATGCCGTTAACGTTATGCTGCAGGACATCGACGTGGGCATGACGGACTTCTACCGCACCCTCAGCGCCCCCCcggctgtgcagcagcagtactgcACGGCGGCCATCTCGAGTGTGGTGGAAGGTTTGAGTCTCACCATGGAgtcgctctcctcgcccTACGGGGTACTTGCCACGGAGCACGGCTTCCTCGTCTACAAGGATTCGTTTGTCTTTGGTCCATCAGTTAGCCTCATTGGTGCCTCAGCCTGGCCAAACGGGACGCTGACAACGAAAGTTCAGCACGGCAAGAACATCCTTCTACCCTTCCTCTCCAACACCATCGTCTTCGTCACCGGCGTCGTCACGAACGACAAGGGCAGGAAGAACATCCTCCCCATGGCGCGCTTTATGATTGTCGACGCGTATCGCTGCACCTACCTGCACATGGACGTCTCTGAGCTCTATCGTAACACTTTCCGCACTGTCTTTGCAGAGCTGGCGTAG
- a CDS encoding hypothetical protein (TriTrypDB/GeneDB-style sysID: LpmP.14.1240), protein MESAGTGFSMLYRDMTAPPTSYQWECTTGPSTQYSVAYASATAPYTVSVLASTLEVTRPTSTPGVSYSLIGMSCGYDATCGDLKTGASLSFSLQVDQIVLVVGKVTSNGITNFMPPAYYVVQSAPSCSGDNIANVTPAFRVGTPSVWTELWK, encoded by the coding sequence ATGGAGTCCGCTGGCACTGGCTTCAGCATGCTCTATCGTGATATGACAGCACCACCTACCTCGTACCAGTGGGAATGCACCACAGGCCCCTCAACGCAATATAGCGTGGCCTACGCCTCTGCGACAGCACCGTACACCGTGAGCGTCTTGGCCTCCACGTTGGAGGTGACGCGACCTACGTCCACCCCCGGTGTGTCCTACAGCCTTATCGGCATGTCCTGCGGCTACGACGCTACCTGCGGTGATTTGAAGACGGGTgcctcgctttccttctcatTGCAGGTAGACCAGATTGTCTTGGTGGTTGGCAAAGTCACAAGCAACGGCATCACCAACTTTATGCCGCCGGCCTACTACGTTGTTCAGTCCGCTCCCTCGTGCTCCGGTGACAACATCGCCAACGTAACGCCGGCCTTCAGAGTCGGCACCCCATCCGTGTGGACAGAGCTCTGGAAGTGA
- a CDS encoding ubiquitin/ribosomal protein S27a, putative (TriTrypDB/GeneDB-style sysID: LpmP.14.1250), giving the protein MQIFIKNAAGRTVVVRVSAEDTVASLKVQANVTAGNLFFAGMCLAEEETLAAYGLSQGSTVDVVVPVEGGKGKKKKKRIFTKPKKPTHRHKLEKMRALKYFKVTENDDGSYKVERMRQDCPHPQCGAGVYMAQHKDRQYCGKCHLTYRAEGK; this is encoded by the coding sequence ATGCAAATCTTCATCAAGAACGCTGCCGGGCGCACGGTGGTTGTGCGCGTGTCCGCCGAGGACACCGTCGCGTCCCTCAAGGTCCAGGCCAACGTGACAGCGGGCAACCTCTTCTTCGCGGGCATGTGCCttgccgaggaggagacgctcGCCGCTTACGGCCTGTCTCAGGGGTCCACCGTAGATGTTGTCGTCCCGGTGGAGGGTGGTAagggcaagaagaagaagaagcgcatctTCACGAAGCCAAAGAAGCCGACCCACCGGCACaagctggagaagatgcGGGCGCTCAAGTACTTCAAGGTGACGGAGAACGACGACGGCTCCTACAAGGTGGAGCGCATGCGTCAGGACTGCCCGCACCCCCAGTGCGGCGCGGGTGTGTACATGGCTCAGCACAAGGACCGTCAGTACTGCGGCAAGTGCCACCTGACCTACAGGGCGGAGGGCAAGTAG
- a CDS encoding hypothetical protein (TriTrypDB/GeneDB-style sysID: LpmP.14.1260), whose translation MNADYALLLNTVLSESGCADASLQHTAETVPLVYRTLAEHNYYLLYVVSVVKALLHEDDAAFAHLARAQAQRQQAGAETMSTPAQPQLSPDVTIRSSSTLPPLVPSDRLDMQLTIIGGGTHCELMLRLICGCGGGTGIFSSPATRDPLVHPSHITVITRQPERLAPYAELGVHCLARHHGRHAVAQSDVVVLACPPAQLQEVVRDLFASAATETTTSAGLTKNRAVVTASLPSLPNTAAAIHLLRPNTVLLSCMSGVPARRVTQAFQHSHVDLTFIPSLHTFGAHAPSTAPLCDSDNEPSTTASSSACSLPKGPPLPIDAAATPEKCNEGLNARSLEEAGRCFTVAMAAYRSARIVEMRSSSSFLRPAVLQQAATSAAAEAATLWREPQLPGGRLNLPGAAPPRLTDFTAGRHPSTWPTLVEYVDLWRVLKAYVQATFAEEAMKLACGRGGGGGCPRRRSNTGIGGSYGGLVSVVLPHAASKHHRMSEPGEVEGELLPALVLLPAAQTRVLWDAWWGNSGHSALTAGGDAALSLPPSVTDVTGAWLSRVYTSAAALKASLDDQFGHVLGSHTR comes from the coding sequence ATGAATGCGGACTACGCACTGTTGCTCAACACGGTGCTCAGCGAAAGTGGCTGTGCCGACGCATCATTGCAGCACACAGCCGAGACGGTCCCCCTAGTCTACCGCACACTGGCAGAGCACAACTACTACCTCCTCTATGTTGTTTCTGTTGTCAAGGCCCTCCTCCACGAGGACGATGCGGCATTCGCGCATCTGGCTCGTGCACAGGCCCAGCGACAGCAGGCAGGCGCCGAGACCATGTCGACAcccgcgcagccgcagctgtcGCCGGATGTGACGATTAGGTCTTCCTCTACTCTTCCACCCCTTGTGCCGTCCGACCGTCTTGATATGCAACTTACTATCATCGGTGGTGGCACGCATTGTGAACTGATGTTGCGGCTGATAtgcggctgtggcggtggcacggGGATCTTCTCCAGTCCAGCTACTCGAGATCCGCTCGTGCATCCATCGCACATCACTGTCATCACACGGCAACCAGAGCGTCTGGCGCCCTACGCGGAGCTGGGGGTGCACTGTCTTGCTCGTCATCACGGTCGGCACGCAGTGGCGCAGAGCGATGTCGTGGTACTGGCCTGCcctccagcgcagctgcaggaggtggtgcgagACCTCTTTGCCTCGGCAGCGACAGAGACCACCACGAGCGCGGGCCTCACGAAAAATAGGGCCGTGGTGACAGCGTCATTGCCATCGTTGCCCaacacagctgctgcgatACACTTGCTGCGACCGAATACGGTGCTGTTATCCTGCATGTCCGGTGTGCCGGCGCGCAGGGTGACACAGGCGTTTCAGCACTCCCATGTGGATCTAACCTTCATACCCTCACTCCACACGTTCGGCGCGCACGCCCCGAGCACCGCACCGTTGTGTGATAGCGACAATGAGCCGTctaccaccgcctcctcttctgcgtGTTCACTCCCGAAGGGGCCGCCTCTGCCAAtcgatgcggcggcgacccCGGAGAAGTGCAACGAGGGCCTCAACGCACGTTCTCTtgaggaggcggggaggtGCTTCACAGTCGCCATGGCCGCGTACCGCAGTGCTCGAATTGTTGAGATGCGCTCTTCGTCGTCGTTTCTGCGTCCTGCAGTGCTCCAGCAGGCGGCTAcaagtgctgctgctgaggcggCAACTCTCTGGCGGGAACCGCAGTTGCCTGGCGGTAGGTTGAATCTGCctggcgctgcaccacctcgacTTACCGACTTCACCGCCGGACGGCACCCTTCCACGTGGCCCACCCTTGTGGAGTATGTCGATCTGTGGCGCGTGCTGAAGGCCTACGTGCAGGCGACCTTtgcagaggaggcgatgaAGCTTGCGTGtgggcgcggcggcggtggtggttgccCACGGCGTCGCAGCAACACTGGGATAGGTGGCAGCTACGGCGGTCTTGTGAGTGTTGTGTTGCCACACGCGGCATCGAAGCACCACCGCATGTCAGAACCTGGTGAGGTCGAGGGTGAGCTGCTGCCAGCCCTGGTGCTCCTACCGGCTGCGCAGACGAGGGTATTATGGGACGCGTGGTGGGGCAACAGTGGGCACAGCGCTCTCACAGCCGGAGGCGACGCGGcgttgtcgctgccgccgtccgTGACAGACGTGACAGGTGCGTGGCTGTCTCGCGTCTACACCAGTGCAGCTGCCCTCAAGGCCAGCCTTGATGACCAGTTCGGTCATGTTCTCGGTTCTCACACGCGGTGA